From the Solanum stenotomum isolate F172 chromosome 4, ASM1918654v1, whole genome shotgun sequence genome, one window contains:
- the LOC125861856 gene encoding protein phosphatase 2C 53-like isoform X1 has protein sequence MEEMYMVAVPFVFGSLICHKPSIGSHMDVTKINSMDENSMDDVTSLYSNSGTKTLADTVSGGNDDCSSVDSESDLSITASSVPEESRSEGTMSLDVISENESNWIGGDAVVRESEDDDSLSLEGDQIPDNSCSLSVVSDCSSLCADDFIGFEIASDIEGQDFVDSQKSISHDELIGKTGVLVESDVEDTLTRPVAVPVKLEEQITDKGLSATVSRSVFEVDYIPLWGYTSICGRRPEMEDAFATVPRFMKIPLQMLIGDRVLDGLSRRLSHLTTHFFGVYDGHGGSQVANYCRDRIHAVLAEELETFMMNHSDESIRQSCQELWNRAFTNCFLKVDAEIGGGAGHEPVAPETVGSTAVVAVVCSSHIIVANCGDSRAVLCRGKEPMALSVDHKPNREDEYKRIEAAGGKVIQWNGHRVFGVLAMSRSIGDKYLKPWIIPDPEVMFIPRTKDDECLILASDGLWDVMTNEEACDMARKRILMWHKKYGATLPVERGEGIDPASQAAAECLSNRALQKGSKDNITVIVVDLKAQRKFKTKTSTQLAS, from the exons ATGGAGGAGATGTATATGGTTGCAGTGCCATTTGTATTTGGTAGTTTGATCTGTCACAAACCAAGCATAGGAAGCCATATGGATGTAACTAAGATAAATTCGATGGATGAAAATTCGATGGATGATGTAACGAGCCTGTATTCTAATTCCGGGACTAAAACGTTGGCAGACACTGTTTCTGGTGGTAATGATGATTGTAGTTCTGTTGATTCGGAGAGCGACCTTAGTATTACAGCATCATCTGTGCCTGAAGAGAGCAGAAGTGAAGGGACTATGTCGCTTGATGTGATATCTGAAAATGAAAGCAACTGGATTGGTGGTGATGCTGTTGTTAGGGAAAGTGAGGATGATGATTCCTTATCACTGGAGGGTGATCAGATTCCCGATAATTCGTGTTCCCTGTCAGTGGTGAGCGATTGTAGTAGTTTATGCGCTGATGATTTTATAGGCTTTGAGATAGCGTCTGACATAGAAGGTCAGGATTtcgtggattctcagaaaagcATCAGCCATGACGAACTTATTGGTAAGACTGGGGTTTTGGTTGAGTCAGATGTTGAGGATACTTTGACTAGACCCGTGGCAGTTCCGGTCAAACTTGAGGAGCAGATCACTGATAAAGGTTTGAGTGCAACAGTCAGCCGCAGTGTTTTTGAAGTGGACTACATACCCCTATGGGGATATACATCTATCTGTGGAAGGAGACCAGAAATGGAAGACGCATTCGCAACTGTTCCTAGATTCATGAAAATTCCTCTACAGATGTTAATTGGTGATCGCGTGCTTGATGGACTGTCTAGACGCTTGAGTCATTTGACGACTCATTTCTTTGGAGTTTATGATGGCCATGGTGGTTCTCAG gTGGCAAATTACTGCCGAGACCGGATTCATGCTGTATTGGCTGAGGAGTTGGAAACTTTTATGATGAATCACAGTGATGAAAGTATTAGACAAAGTTGCCAAGAGCTCTGGAATAGAGCCTTTACCAACTGTTTTCTTAAAGTTGATGCTGAGATTGGAGGGGGAGCTGGTCACGAGCCTGTTGCTCCAGAAACTGTAGGCTCCACAGCTGTTGTTGCCGTTGTTTGTTCATCTCATATTATAGTGGCAAACTGTGGTGATTCAAGGGCTGTTCTGTGTCGTGGGAAGGAACCCATGGCATTGTCAGTGGATCACAAA CCAAACCGAGAAGATGAATATAAAAGGATTGAAGCAGCTGGAGGGAAGGTGATACAGTGGAATGGCCATCGTGTTTTCGGTGTTCTTGCAATGTCTAGGTCTATCG GAGATAAATACTTGAAGCCTTGGATAATTCCAGATCCAGAAGTAATGTTCATACCTCGAACCAAGGATGACGAATGCCTTATTCTTGCGAGTGATGGTTTATGGGATGTCATGACAAATGAAGAAGCTTGTGATATGGCTCGTAAACGTATACTCATGTGGCATAAAAAGTACGGTGCAACGCTCCCCGTGGAAAGAGGTGAAGGAATTGATCCAGCATCACAGGCAGCAGCAGAATGCTTGTCGAATCGAGCTCTTCAGAAGGGCAGCAAGGACAACATAACAGTGATTGTGGTGGACTTGAAAGCtcaaagaaaattcaaaaccaAAACTTCAACACAATTGGCCTCATAA
- the LOC125863080 gene encoding uncharacterized protein LOC125863080: MSVSMEEDGSGSKIHLPADINWEMLDKSKFFFLGAALFSGVSGALYPIVVLKTRQQVMSSQIPCLKMAGSILRNEGYRGFYRGFGTSLTGTIPARALYMGALEVTKSSVGTATVQLGFSEASSSTIASAAAGLSAAMAAQLVWTPIDVVSQRLMVQGSGNSSCGVVGLKCYNGGIDAFRKIICSDGLRGLYRGFGISILTYAPSNAVWWGSYSIAHRLVWGSIGCYCCKKDTEGGYKPDGKAMLAVQGVSAAMASGVSALVTMPLDTVKTRLQVLDDDCYSSSSRRTPTVLQTVKNLVKEGGFSACYRGLGPRWASMSMSAITMITTYEFLKKLSTKN; this comes from the coding sequence ATGAGTGTGAGTATGGAGGAGGATGGTTCAGGTTCAAAAATACATCTACCTGCAGATATAAATTGGGAGATGCTTGACAAAtctaagttttttttcttgGGAGCTGCGCTTTTTTCTGGTGTTTCAGGTGCACTTTACCCAATTGTAGTGTTGAAAACTAGGCAGCAAGTTATGAGCAGTCAAATTCCATGTCTAAAAATGGCAGGATCTATATTGAGGAATGAAGGGTATAGAGGATTTTATAGAGGATTTGGTACTTCTCTAACAGGGACTATTCCTGCTAGAGCACTTTACATGGGGGCACTTGAAGTGACTAAAAGTAGTGTTGGAACTGCAACTGTTCAGTTGGGATTCTCCGAGGCATCGTCTTCGACTATTGCTAGTGCTGCTGCTGGGCTAAGCGCGGCTATGGCAGCTCAATTGGTGTGGACACCAATTGATGTTGTGAGTCAGAGGTTGATGGTTCAAGGAAGTGGAAATTCTAGCTGTGGTGTTGTTGGATTGAAGTGTTATAACGGTGGGATCGATGCGTTTAGGAAGATTATTTGTAGTGATGGTTTGAGGGGATTGTATAGAGGATTTGGTATTTCAATACTGACTTATGCACCTTCAAATGCAGTGTGGTGGGGTTCATACTCTATAGCTCATAGATTGGTTTGGGGCTCAATTGGTTGCTATTGTTGCAAGAAAGACACCGAGGGCGGTTATAAGCCAGATGGGAAGGCAATGCTTGCAGTTCAAGGAGTGAGTGCAGCTATGGCTAGTGGAGTGTCTGCATTAGTTACAATGCCACTCGACACCGTGAAGACGAGATTACAAGTATTAGATGATGATTGttatagtagtagtagtaggaGAACACCAACAGTTTTACAAACAGTGAAGAATTTAGTGAAGGAAGGTGGATTTAGTGCTTGTTATAGAGGATTAGGTCCAAGATGGGCATCAATGTCAATGTCTGCAATAACTATGATCACTACTTATGAGTTCCTCAAGAAACTATCTACCAAGAATTAA
- the LOC125861856 gene encoding protein phosphatase 2C 53-like isoform X2, with protein sequence MSLDVISENESNWIGGDAVVRESEDDDSLSLEGDQIPDNSCSLSVVSDCSSLCADDFIGFEIASDIEGQDFVDSQKSISHDELIGKTGVLVESDVEDTLTRPVAVPVKLEEQITDKGLSATVSRSVFEVDYIPLWGYTSICGRRPEMEDAFATVPRFMKIPLQMLIGDRVLDGLSRRLSHLTTHFFGVYDGHGGSQVANYCRDRIHAVLAEELETFMMNHSDESIRQSCQELWNRAFTNCFLKVDAEIGGGAGHEPVAPETVGSTAVVAVVCSSHIIVANCGDSRAVLCRGKEPMALSVDHKPNREDEYKRIEAAGGKVIQWNGHRVFGVLAMSRSIGDKYLKPWIIPDPEVMFIPRTKDDECLILASDGLWDVMTNEEACDMARKRILMWHKKYGATLPVERGEGIDPASQAAAECLSNRALQKGSKDNITVIVVDLKAQRKFKTKTSTQLAS encoded by the exons ATGTCGCTTGATGTGATATCTGAAAATGAAAGCAACTGGATTGGTGGTGATGCTGTTGTTAGGGAAAGTGAGGATGATGATTCCTTATCACTGGAGGGTGATCAGATTCCCGATAATTCGTGTTCCCTGTCAGTGGTGAGCGATTGTAGTAGTTTATGCGCTGATGATTTTATAGGCTTTGAGATAGCGTCTGACATAGAAGGTCAGGATTtcgtggattctcagaaaagcATCAGCCATGACGAACTTATTGGTAAGACTGGGGTTTTGGTTGAGTCAGATGTTGAGGATACTTTGACTAGACCCGTGGCAGTTCCGGTCAAACTTGAGGAGCAGATCACTGATAAAGGTTTGAGTGCAACAGTCAGCCGCAGTGTTTTTGAAGTGGACTACATACCCCTATGGGGATATACATCTATCTGTGGAAGGAGACCAGAAATGGAAGACGCATTCGCAACTGTTCCTAGATTCATGAAAATTCCTCTACAGATGTTAATTGGTGATCGCGTGCTTGATGGACTGTCTAGACGCTTGAGTCATTTGACGACTCATTTCTTTGGAGTTTATGATGGCCATGGTGGTTCTCAG gTGGCAAATTACTGCCGAGACCGGATTCATGCTGTATTGGCTGAGGAGTTGGAAACTTTTATGATGAATCACAGTGATGAAAGTATTAGACAAAGTTGCCAAGAGCTCTGGAATAGAGCCTTTACCAACTGTTTTCTTAAAGTTGATGCTGAGATTGGAGGGGGAGCTGGTCACGAGCCTGTTGCTCCAGAAACTGTAGGCTCCACAGCTGTTGTTGCCGTTGTTTGTTCATCTCATATTATAGTGGCAAACTGTGGTGATTCAAGGGCTGTTCTGTGTCGTGGGAAGGAACCCATGGCATTGTCAGTGGATCACAAA CCAAACCGAGAAGATGAATATAAAAGGATTGAAGCAGCTGGAGGGAAGGTGATACAGTGGAATGGCCATCGTGTTTTCGGTGTTCTTGCAATGTCTAGGTCTATCG GAGATAAATACTTGAAGCCTTGGATAATTCCAGATCCAGAAGTAATGTTCATACCTCGAACCAAGGATGACGAATGCCTTATTCTTGCGAGTGATGGTTTATGGGATGTCATGACAAATGAAGAAGCTTGTGATATGGCTCGTAAACGTATACTCATGTGGCATAAAAAGTACGGTGCAACGCTCCCCGTGGAAAGAGGTGAAGGAATTGATCCAGCATCACAGGCAGCAGCAGAATGCTTGTCGAATCGAGCTCTTCAGAAGGGCAGCAAGGACAACATAACAGTGATTGTGGTGGACTTGAAAGCtcaaagaaaattcaaaaccaAAACTTCAACACAATTGGCCTCATAA